The Carassius carassius chromosome 16, fCarCar2.1, whole genome shotgun sequence genome window below encodes:
- the LOC132160066 gene encoding CD276 antigen homolog isoform X4: MMEIRYSQLCFLPVFLFINGVSLKETVEGFIGDSAVLPCSSEEPLNTIQDIDLVRWIHRGQNVYSIIDGQVSVEGQDPEYRNKVESFPKEYLRGNFSIKLNNLQHTDAGKYKCYIFMKESVIKSVELFTQERSERQLPSEGTKPRPEMTVMIISALFIGIISLLNNCVTGVSS; the protein is encoded by the exons ATGATGGAAAttag GTATTCACAGCTGTGTTTTCTACCTGTGTTTCTGTTTATAAATGGAG TGTCTCTGAAGGAGACTGTTGAGGGTTTTATTGGAGACTCTGCTGTTTTACCTTGTTCTTCTGAAGAACCTCTGAATACAATTCAAGACATTGATCTAGTGCGCTGGATACACAGAGGCCAGAATGTGTATAGCATTATTGATGGTCAAGTCTCTGTGGAAGGACAGGATCCAGAGTACAGGAACAAAGTTGAAAGCTTCCCCAAAGAGTATCTAAGAGGAAACTTCTCCATCAAACTCAACAACCTTCAACACACTGATGCAGGAAAATACAAGTGCTACATCTTCATGAAGGAATCAGTCATCAAGAGTGTTGAACTTTTCACTCAAG AGAGATCAGAAAGACAACTCCCCAGTGAAGGCACAAAACCAAGACCAGAGATGACTGTTATGATCATTTCTGCTCTGTTTATTGGTATTATATCTTTATTGAAT AACTGTGTCACAGGGGTTTCTTCATAA